The bacterium DNA window AGACATTACCCGGCTGCATCCGGAACCTTGCCGCTGCGGTCGTACTCACATCCGCATGGACCGTGTGACAGGACGCACCGACGACATGCTCATCATCCGCGGAGTCAACCTCTTCCCGAGCCAGATCGAGAGCCTGCTCATGGAGATCGAAGGCCTGGAGCCCCATTACCAGCTCATCGTGGACCGGGAAGGGACCATGGATACCCTGGAGGTACAGATCGAGGTTAACGAGGACGTTTTCACAGACGAGATCAAGGGGCTGGAAAAGCTGGAAAAAGGTGTTGAGAAGGAGATCAAGGATATGCTGGGCATCTCCGCGAAGGTTCGCCTTGTAGAGCCCAAGACGATCGAGAGGTTCGAGGGCAAGGCGAAGCGTGTGATCGATAACAGGAAAATCTAGAGATTTCCCTGTTAATTCCATATTCCAGATGCCGGATGCCGAATCCTTGGGAACACTATACAAAATCGGGAAATAGGTAGTGTAACTCATCGAAAAATATTTTATATTGTGTTCTAAACTCAAAACCTGAAACTCAAAACTCAAAACTATTTTTTTGGGGGTTGTTATGAAAGTTGAGCAGATCTCGGTATTTATGGAGAACAAGACCGGCCGCCTGGCACAGATCACCAGGGTCCTGGGAGAGGCCGGTGTGAACATCCTGGCCCTGTCCCTTGCCGACACGGCCGACTTCGGCATTTTACGGATCATCGTTTCCGACAACGACAAGGCCCATGCTGCCCTGAAGGCGGAAGGCTTCACTGTGGGCCGGAACGACGTCCTGGCC harbors:
- a CDS encoding ACT domain-containing protein, with the translated sequence MKVEQISVFMENKTGRLAQITRVLGEAGVNILALSLADTADFGILRIIVSDNDKAHAALKAEGFTVGRNDVLAIDVPDRPGGLADFLEILKVNEINIEYMYAYRKSGHALLIFRFDDLDKAMEILPRANFKVLSAEELYAL